A genome region from Chryseobacterium sp. G0186 includes the following:
- a CDS encoding LacI family DNA-binding transcriptional regulator yields the protein MKRSSIKDIAKLAGVSVATVSYVLNRKEGQRISKETQEKIFEIAETINYTPNKIAKSLKSSKTKLLGLIVADISNDFYSNMARNLEDKALKLGYTLIIGSSDENAEKFKKLTELFSQQQVDGMIVAPVAGSEETLENLIKVNYPIVTIDRYLKGIMIPGITINNQEIVENTTQSLLHKDFDKIIYVGYQTQLQHLLDRQYGFERALKSDGKIPEVQYILVGLENILHEIHQQLDKALGKTPKNTALYFSSNKLAVAGLSYLVKNNIKVPDQVSVLAFDETEAYNLFPTDITYIQQPIEEMAEAAIKLLDEQINSYVTTGKRVILSAKLISKSSLK from the coding sequence ATGAAAAGGTCTTCCATAAAAGATATTGCTAAACTGGCAGGAGTTTCCGTAGCCACAGTATCCTATGTTCTCAATAGAAAGGAAGGGCAGCGCATCAGTAAGGAAACCCAGGAAAAAATTTTTGAAATTGCTGAAACGATTAACTATACCCCAAATAAGATAGCAAAAAGTCTTAAAAGCAGTAAAACAAAACTTTTAGGACTTATTGTTGCAGATATCTCCAATGACTTCTACTCCAATATGGCAAGAAATCTTGAAGATAAAGCCTTAAAGTTGGGATATACCCTGATCATTGGAAGTTCAGATGAAAATGCTGAAAAATTCAAGAAATTAACAGAACTTTTCTCACAACAACAGGTTGATGGAATGATTGTTGCCCCTGTAGCCGGATCAGAAGAAACACTTGAAAATCTTATAAAGGTTAACTACCCTATCGTTACCATCGACAGGTATCTTAAGGGAATTATGATTCCGGGAATTACCATTAACAATCAGGAAATTGTGGAAAATACAACTCAATCCTTGCTTCATAAAGATTTTGACAAAATTATCTATGTAGGCTACCAAACGCAACTTCAACATTTGTTGGATCGTCAGTATGGTTTTGAAAGAGCGCTAAAATCAGATGGAAAAATACCTGAAGTACAATATATCCTAGTCGGCCTAGAAAATATTCTTCATGAAATTCACCAACAGCTTGATAAAGCTTTAGGAAAGACACCAAAAAATACGGCACTTTATTTCTCCAGTAATAAGCTTGCAGTAGCAGGGCTTTCTTATCTCGTTAAAAATAATATTAAGGTTCCGGATCAGGTTTCTGTTCTGGCATTTGATGAAACTGAAGCTTACAATCTGTTCCCTACCGACATTACCTACATCCAACAGCCTATTGAAGAAATGGCTGAGGCGGCTATTAAACTTCTGGATGAACAGATCAATAGTTATGTAACCACAGGAAAAAGGGTGATATTATCCGCAAAACTTATTTCTAAATCATCATTAAAATAA
- a CDS encoding carbohydrate porin, with product MKIKFLLVWCILLLCTSREINAQITITNKKFSFGTTGRIGAGYSPNADGKTGKQLNLNNQGSLGGRMDQDDYVDFLPAFHFSPVVNGDSIKSTKIDMQARLSFYSGGTFLGNVDSKSNRGMIIALPEAFVEARNIMGSDWDVWAGSRWLRYDDVHIADYFYFDDHSATGWGVRHKNTRFSMFFPAAIDTATSNSTPYSYTNVISGSKNLIYRQREVFVLEQTLPFKNPKHKLKLLAEFHHVEKSGENSIERYPSDRGWVFGAKLNTDITTGIQGSFNQLSVRYGTGIANGGDNGNTQTWRTYGAPDEITKTYNGAYSLTIVEHFLWNISKRWSLNPYAVFTKSKGASAHDDKALDYYNREIFNRKTEFNTGLRATYYFNNWFHILSEWHYASRKNGTENAATMVKLVLAPTIVPTAERSVWARPHIRFIAEVSRYNDQAMNRLYSPFLQQSGAKRFGTYFGIRTEWWVF from the coding sequence ATGAAAATAAAATTTTTACTCGTCTGGTGCATCTTACTTTTATGTACCAGCAGGGAAATTAATGCCCAGATTACGATAACAAACAAAAAATTTTCCTTTGGAACTACCGGAAGAATCGGAGCAGGTTATTCTCCGAATGCCGATGGAAAAACAGGAAAACAGTTAAACCTGAACAATCAGGGATCTTTGGGAGGAAGAATGGATCAGGATGATTATGTTGATTTTCTACCTGCATTTCATTTTAGTCCGGTTGTAAATGGGGACAGTATAAAAAGTACAAAAATCGACATGCAGGCAAGACTAAGCTTCTATTCCGGGGGAACTTTTTTGGGCAATGTAGATTCAAAATCCAATCGGGGGATGATTATAGCACTACCGGAAGCATTTGTAGAAGCCAGAAATATAATGGGAAGTGATTGGGATGTCTGGGCAGGATCAAGATGGCTTAGGTATGACGATGTTCATATTGCGGATTATTTTTATTTTGATGACCACTCGGCAACGGGTTGGGGTGTAAGACATAAAAATACCCGATTTTCTATGTTTTTCCCCGCAGCCATTGATACTGCAACAAGTAACTCAACCCCATATTCTTATACCAATGTTATCAGTGGATCAAAAAATCTGATCTACAGACAAAGAGAAGTCTTTGTTCTTGAGCAGACCCTCCCTTTTAAAAATCCGAAGCATAAGCTTAAGCTCCTTGCAGAATTCCATCACGTGGAAAAATCAGGGGAAAATTCCATAGAAAGATACCCATCAGACCGGGGTTGGGTTTTTGGAGCTAAGCTAAATACAGATATCACTACAGGAATTCAGGGGTCATTTAATCAGCTTTCGGTAAGATACGGAACAGGAATTGCCAATGGCGGAGATAATGGAAATACACAGACCTGGAGGACATATGGAGCTCCTGATGAGATTACAAAAACGTATAACGGGGCCTACTCTCTTACCATTGTTGAGCATTTTCTTTGGAATATTTCAAAACGATGGTCATTGAATCCCTATGCAGTATTTACCAAAAGTAAAGGCGCATCGGCTCATGACGATAAAGCCTTGGACTATTATAACCGTGAAATTTTTAATAGGAAAACAGAATTTAATACCGGACTGAGAGCTACCTATTACTTTAACAACTGGTTCCATATCCTTTCTGAATGGCATTATGCTTCCAGAAAAAACGGGACAGAGAATGCTGCAACAATGGTAAAACTGGTTTTGGCTCCAACCATTGTGCCTACTGCGGAGAGAAGTGTCTGGGCAAGGCCTCATATCCGTTTTATAGCAGAAGTTTCAAGGTATAATGATCAGGCAATGAATAGGCTTTACTCACCATTTTTACAACAATCAGGAGCAAAAAGATTCGGAACTTACTTCGGAATACGAACAGAATGGTGGGTTTTTTAA
- a CDS encoding carbohydrate kinase family protein, protein MNLNTPNYVVCFGEVLWDIFPSGSRAGGAPFNVAYNLFKMGIDTKMLSKIGNDELGHRLLSQIENWGITTDFIQIDKEKPTGTVLAEFDEHGDAQYEIVKEVAWDYIETLPEHKKLIQDSKAFVFGSLIARSETSKKTLLELLEYSRFKIFDVNFRPPFIDFNFIKKLLYKADLVKMNKAELRTILEFLGEDYIDEEVSIKHIQDYFNLNEIVLTKGSKGARYFVGNTSCNFPAVHIEIEDTVGSGDSFLAGFLSQRIQGRSPEEIMKEATSLGAFITSKSGACPDYTYEEFRVFRDNNNYKIY, encoded by the coding sequence ATGAATTTAAATACACCTAATTATGTCGTATGCTTTGGCGAGGTTTTATGGGATATTTTCCCCTCCGGCTCTAGGGCAGGTGGTGCTCCATTTAATGTAGCCTACAATCTTTTCAAAATGGGAATCGATACAAAAATGCTCAGTAAAATTGGAAATGATGAACTAGGACATCGTTTACTCAGTCAAATTGAAAACTGGGGAATCACCACAGATTTCATACAGATAGATAAGGAAAAACCTACCGGAACTGTACTTGCTGAATTTGATGAACATGGAGATGCTCAATACGAAATTGTAAAGGAAGTAGCATGGGATTATATTGAGACTCTTCCGGAACATAAAAAACTGATTCAGGATTCAAAGGCATTTGTTTTTGGAAGTCTAATCGCCAGAAGTGAAACCTCAAAAAAGACGTTACTGGAGCTTTTGGAATATTCAAGATTCAAAATATTTGATGTCAATTTCCGTCCACCCTTCATTGATTTTAACTTCATAAAAAAACTATTGTATAAGGCCGATCTTGTTAAAATGAATAAGGCAGAACTTAGAACAATTCTGGAGTTTCTAGGTGAAGACTATATTGATGAAGAGGTAAGTATTAAGCATATTCAGGATTATTTTAACCTTAACGAAATCGTTCTTACCAAAGGAAGTAAAGGGGCTAGATACTTTGTGGGGAATACTTCCTGTAATTTTCCGGCAGTTCATATTGAGATTGAAGATACGGTGGGAAGTGGAGACTCTTTTCTGGCCGGATTCCTGTCTCAAAGAATTCAGGGGAGATCACCGGAAGAAATTATGAAGGAGGCAACCTCATTGGGAGCCTTTATTACCTCAAAATCAGGAGCATGTCCTGACTATACCTATGAAGAATTCAGGGTTTTCAGGGATAATAACAACTATAAAATCTATTAA
- a CDS encoding cryptochrome/photolyase family protein — protein MERVNVFWFRRDLRLEDNVGLHHALNSGLKVVPIFIFDTDILNQLHNKNDKRVDYIHRALERIHKELQTHNSGLSVYFGNPMEVLKKITEDFNVDTVFCNRDYEPQAIQRDQQVADLLLKNHIQFKDFKDQVIFEKNDILKNDLSPYTVFTPYSKKWKENLKNIESVTVDWTHFADYNGPSEIISLIKIGFEKSDLEFEEPKLSQEIIDSYGKYRDFPAMDHTTHLGIALRFGTISIRKCVRYALKHSEVWLNELIWREFFMQILYHFPKVVHHCFKKKYENISWRNDEKEFKAWCEGKTGYPIVDAGMRELNETGFMHNRVRMIAASFLTKHLLIDWRWGEAYFADKLLDYDLAANNGNWQWAAGCGCDAAPYFRIFNPYEQTKKFDKDSLYIRKWLSEDYVEVPIVEHTKARERALKVYKEGLAE, from the coding sequence ATGGAGAGAGTAAATGTTTTTTGGTTCAGAAGAGATCTTAGGCTGGAAGATAATGTCGGGCTTCATCATGCCCTTAATTCAGGATTGAAAGTTGTTCCGATTTTTATTTTTGATACTGATATCCTGAATCAGCTTCACAACAAAAATGATAAAAGAGTAGATTATATTCATCGGGCTTTAGAACGGATTCATAAAGAGTTGCAAACACATAACAGTGGGCTTTCCGTTTATTTTGGGAATCCAATGGAGGTTTTAAAAAAAATAACAGAAGATTTTAATGTGGATACAGTCTTTTGCAACAGGGATTATGAGCCGCAAGCCATACAAAGGGATCAGCAAGTAGCTGATCTGCTGTTAAAAAATCATATTCAGTTTAAAGATTTTAAAGATCAGGTCATATTTGAAAAAAATGACATTTTGAAAAACGATCTTTCTCCATATACCGTTTTTACACCTTACTCAAAGAAATGGAAAGAAAATCTGAAAAATATAGAAAGTGTTACTGTAGATTGGACTCATTTTGCAGATTATAACGGACCGTCAGAGATTATTTCATTGATTAAAATTGGATTTGAGAAGTCGGACCTTGAGTTCGAAGAACCCAAACTGAGTCAAGAGATCATAGATTCTTATGGGAAATACCGGGACTTTCCTGCAATGGATCATACTACCCATCTAGGGATCGCTCTTCGATTTGGAACTATTTCGATCAGGAAATGTGTACGATATGCGCTTAAACACAGTGAAGTATGGCTTAATGAGCTTATCTGGAGAGAATTTTTCATGCAGATTCTATATCATTTCCCAAAGGTGGTCCATCACTGTTTTAAAAAGAAGTATGAGAATATTTCCTGGAGAAACGATGAAAAAGAATTTAAGGCATGGTGCGAAGGTAAAACGGGATATCCGATTGTGGATGCCGGAATGAGGGAACTCAATGAAACCGGATTTATGCATAATAGAGTCAGGATGATTGCTGCAAGTTTCCTGACTAAACATTTGCTTATTGATTGGAGGTGGGGAGAAGCTTATTTTGCTGATAAACTGTTAGACTATGATCTGGCAGCAAATAACGGAAACTGGCAATGGGCTGCAGGTTGTGGTTGTGATGCAGCTCCTTATTTCAGAATATTCAACCCATATGAGCAGACGAAGAAATTTGATAAAGACAGCCTATATATCAGAAAATGGCTTTCTGAAGACTATGTGGAAGTTCCCATTGTAGAACATACAAAAGCGAGGGAAAGAGCATTGAAAGTATACAAGGAGGGACTGGCAGAATAA
- a CDS encoding sugar MFS transporter: MSTPKFTDKRYYIILFFVTSLFFFWAIALTMGDVLNKHFQNVLNISKSESGLVQLSIFGAYALMGIPAGIFMKRFGYKLGVILGLSLFAFGSFLFIPAANASSFDFFRLALFVLAMGMATLETVAHPFVAALGDERTSDQRVNFAQSFNGLGAIIGPLLGGYFLFGTPDSGSDSLDSVKDLYTWIGVVILVITIIFSFIKVPDLKDPHAEDILISENKNEEDLSISDPHAPLYKQRHFIWAVIAQFFNIAAQGGTWAYFINYGVEKMHLPEIQASYYFSLSMAMMMIGRFIGTFLMRFIAPNKLLAISTACNIVLCLVISESFGWVSFISLILLNLFLSVMYPTIFSLGLKRLGSKVQQASSFLVMAMFGGAVFPPIMGRIAEKDIALAYLLPIICYAVILIFALKYYKPKTLK, encoded by the coding sequence ATGAGTACTCCAAAATTCACAGATAAGAGGTACTATATCATCCTCTTCTTTGTTACGTCATTATTCTTCTTTTGGGCCATTGCGCTTACGATGGGTGATGTGCTGAATAAGCATTTTCAAAATGTTCTTAACATTTCAAAATCCGAATCAGGACTGGTACAGCTTTCCATTTTTGGTGCCTATGCATTGATGGGAATCCCGGCAGGAATTTTTATGAAGAGATTTGGATACAAATTGGGAGTGATACTAGGCCTTTCGCTGTTCGCATTCGGATCCTTTTTGTTTATTCCGGCAGCCAATGCTTCTTCATTTGATTTTTTCAGACTTGCCCTTTTTGTTCTGGCAATGGGGATGGCTACTCTTGAAACCGTGGCGCATCCGTTTGTAGCAGCTTTGGGTGACGAGAGAACCAGTGACCAGAGGGTTAATTTCGCACAGTCATTCAACGGATTGGGAGCTATTATTGGACCTCTGTTAGGTGGATATTTTCTTTTTGGAACTCCTGATTCAGGATCAGACTCTCTAGATTCCGTAAAAGACCTTTATACCTGGATTGGTGTTGTAATTTTGGTTATTACCATTATTTTTAGCTTCATTAAAGTTCCGGACCTTAAGGATCCTCATGCAGAAGATATCCTGATTTCTGAAAATAAGAATGAGGAAGATCTATCCATATCAGACCCCCATGCCCCACTTTATAAACAAAGACATTTTATATGGGCAGTCATTGCCCAGTTTTTTAATATTGCTGCGCAGGGTGGAACCTGGGCTTATTTCATCAACTACGGTGTCGAAAAAATGCATCTCCCAGAAATACAGGCGTCCTATTATTTTTCTTTGAGTATGGCTATGATGATGATTGGAAGATTTATCGGAACTTTCCTGATGAGATTTATTGCGCCCAACAAACTGCTGGCCATCTCTACAGCATGTAATATTGTTTTGTGCCTGGTTATTTCCGAGAGTTTCGGATGGGTATCATTCATCAGTCTTATTCTGCTCAACCTTTTTCTGAGCGTCATGTATCCCACCATCTTCAGCCTTGGCCTCAAAAGATTAGGTTCAAAAGTTCAGCAGGCTTCATCATTTCTGGTTATGGCTATGTTTGGAGGAGCTGTTTTTCCTCCTATAATGGGTAGAATTGCTGAAAAGGACATTGCGCTGGCTTACCTTCTTCCTATTATCTGTTATGCAGTTATATTAATATTTGCATTAAAGTATTATAAGCCTAAAACACTTAAATAG
- a CDS encoding KTSC domain-containing protein: protein MKRVGEHRKLLGVDKNVTLKELKAIYRNTMKDSHPDKFINDEAGKLDAEEKSKAVIEAYHFLVSINQETQEKYKEEYTETITKSNIHDFYFEKQVLNVQHLNGKMYEYLGVPRNTYIKMVNSDSPSRFARRHIYGNFIYRKAGEAMED from the coding sequence ATGAAAAGAGTTGGAGAACACAGAAAGCTTCTTGGAGTAGACAAAAATGTTACTTTAAAAGAATTAAAAGCCATTTACAGAAATACGATGAAAGATTCGCATCCTGATAAATTTATTAATGATGAAGCGGGAAAACTGGATGCAGAAGAAAAAAGCAAGGCTGTCATTGAAGCATATCATTTTTTGGTAAGCATTAATCAGGAAACGCAGGAAAAATATAAGGAAGAGTATACTGAAACAATAACAAAATCTAATATTCACGATTTTTATTTTGAAAAACAGGTTTTAAACGTTCAGCATTTGAACGGGAAAATGTATGAATACCTTGGTGTTCCAAGAAATACTTATATCAAAATGGTCAATTCTGATTCGCCAAGCCGTTTTGCAAGAAGACATATTTATGGAAATTTTATTTACAGAAAAGCCGGTGAGGCTATGGAAGACTAA
- the hemH gene encoding ferrochelatase, whose amino-acid sequence MAKKGILLINLGSPRSTSVEDVKEYLDEFLMDEKVIDYRWIFRALLVQGIILKTRPAKSAEAYKTVWTDEGSPLIVITKKIQQKLQKIVDIPVEIGMRYAEPSIETGIRNLVEKGITEIVLFPLYPQYAMSTTETVIEKAEEVRKKKFPGVRINYVQPFYNRDLYTDCLAESIREKLPENFDALLFSYHGVPERHIYKTDPTKTCNMNDCCSKDSHPSHAFCYRHQCFNTTERVIKKLGLPKDKVIVSFQSRLGKDKWMEPYTDHTLETIPQQGIKNLAIVCPAFVSDCLETLEEISVEGKESFLEAGGENFSYIPCLNDEDPWIEVIRNLCEEQLNQFYLI is encoded by the coding sequence TTGGCTAAAAAAGGAATTTTATTAATCAATCTTGGTTCTCCAAGATCAACGTCGGTAGAAGATGTAAAAGAATATCTGGATGAATTCCTGATGGATGAAAAAGTGATTGATTATCGGTGGATTTTTCGGGCACTTTTGGTTCAGGGGATTATTTTAAAGACCAGACCGGCAAAATCAGCAGAAGCTTATAAAACGGTATGGACAGACGAAGGATCTCCTCTCATTGTGATCACCAAAAAAATACAGCAAAAATTACAAAAGATAGTCGATATACCGGTTGAGATCGGAATGAGGTATGCAGAACCAAGTATTGAAACAGGTATCAGGAATCTTGTTGAAAAAGGAATTACAGAAATTGTATTGTTTCCTCTTTATCCTCAGTACGCAATGAGTACGACTGAAACTGTGATTGAAAAAGCAGAAGAGGTAAGAAAGAAAAAATTTCCGGGGGTAAGAATCAATTACGTGCAGCCTTTTTATAATCGGGATTTGTATACGGATTGTCTGGCTGAAAGTATCCGGGAGAAGCTTCCTGAAAATTTTGATGCCTTATTATTTTCTTACCATGGCGTTCCTGAACGACATATTTACAAAACAGATCCAACAAAAACGTGTAATATGAATGATTGCTGTTCTAAAGATAGTCATCCAAGTCATGCGTTTTGTTATCGCCATCAATGTTTTAATACCACCGAGCGGGTCATCAAAAAACTTGGATTGCCAAAAGATAAAGTGATTGTTTCTTTTCAGTCCAGATTAGGAAAAGACAAGTGGATGGAGCCTTATACAGACCATACATTAGAAACGATACCTCAACAAGGAATTAAAAATCTTGCGATTGTCTGTCCCGCATTTGTTTCAGACTGCCTGGAAACCCTGGAAGAAATTTCAGTGGAAGGAAAAGAGTCGTTTTTGGAAGCAGGTGGCGAAAATTTCAGCTATATACCTTGTCTGAATGACGAGGACCCTTGGATTGAAGTTATCCGAAACCTTTGTGAGGAGCAACTCAATCAATTTTATTTGATATAG
- a CDS encoding prevent-host-death protein — protein MNYKLELNTQEPNSKIVFNNIVFDAFKINVVERYIGSMKSRPTLCEVLFKVRTIDNEIIKRKDGNIRVKIKGNDFETYQKLVWDLGSYEYKNRLINRKDVEQNYVHFILSLVIANYNLN, from the coding sequence ATGAATTATAAGCTTGAGCTCAATACTCAAGAGCCTAACTCTAAAATTGTTTTTAACAACATTGTATTCGATGCGTTTAAGATTAATGTTGTTGAAAGATATATTGGGTCAATGAAGTCTCGTCCAACATTATGTGAAGTTTTATTTAAAGTCAGAACTATAGATAATGAAATCATTAAAAGAAAAGATGGTAACATCAGAGTAAAGATTAAAGGTAATGATTTTGAAACCTATCAGAAATTAGTATGGGATCTGGGTTCTTACGAGTATAAAAACAGACTGATCAACAGAAAAGACGTGGAACAAAACTACGTTCATTTCATTTTGAGCCTGGTAATTGCAAATTATAATCTGAATTAA
- a CDS encoding sugar phosphate isomerase/epimerase family protein produces the protein MNIQLGASLLSWITPLWTAESGKYAIEKTAQAGFDVLEILLPNSMDFDPITVKKQLQQNNLEAVCSLNLPKDAHIAFHPETAEKLIKQAIDKVYELETKLLAGVLHGGIGVFTGKPLTENEKETIVDVWCNVADYAQTRNIDIAIEPINRYESYVCNTAENVLELIKKTGRPNLFLHLDTFHMNIEENNFYDPIIHSGKKLKHIHVTESHRGMLGEGMVNWDDLFSALKKINFAGNLVLENFSSSIPGMQEQVSLWQTSPYNAQELAEGSLEFLKNKLKSYAIEK, from the coding sequence ATGAATATACAATTAGGGGCTTCCCTACTCTCTTGGATTACTCCTTTATGGACAGCAGAATCAGGAAAATATGCTATAGAAAAAACCGCACAGGCAGGTTTTGACGTCCTTGAAATACTACTCCCTAACTCAATGGACTTTGATCCCATAACGGTAAAAAAACAGCTACAACAAAATAATCTGGAAGCGGTATGCTCCCTGAATCTACCAAAAGACGCTCATATTGCATTTCATCCAGAGACTGCAGAAAAGCTCATCAAACAGGCAATCGACAAAGTATATGAATTGGAAACCAAACTGCTGGCAGGAGTTTTACATGGAGGCATTGGAGTTTTCACAGGAAAGCCACTCACAGAAAATGAAAAAGAAACCATCGTTGATGTGTGGTGCAATGTGGCAGATTATGCCCAAACCAGAAATATAGATATCGCAATAGAACCTATTAACCGCTATGAATCCTATGTATGCAATACAGCAGAAAATGTTCTGGAGCTTATTAAGAAAACTGGCAGACCTAATCTTTTCCTTCACCTTGATACCTTTCATATGAATATTGAGGAAAACAATTTTTATGACCCGATTATACATTCCGGAAAAAAACTCAAGCACATCCATGTTACAGAATCTCATCGGGGTATGCTTGGAGAAGGGATGGTAAACTGGGACGATCTTTTCTCTGCATTGAAAAAAATCAATTTTGCAGGAAATCTGGTTCTTGAAAATTTCAGTTCCTCAATTCCGGGAATGCAGGAACAGGTTTCGTTATGGCAGACATCACCCTATAATGCCCAGGAACTTGCTGAGGGAAGTCTCGAGTTTTTAAAAAACAAACTAAAAAGTTATGCTATTGAAAAGTAA
- a CDS encoding TetR/AcrR family transcriptional regulator, whose translation MERKSAAGSIRNKERSKKKFLDAVGKILKTKGYAGLKVNDIAATAGVDKKMIYTYFGGMDGLMDEYIRSQDYWINATTDKIDKIIPEIKDGGKSFIEEMLLSQFDYVYTNKEAQKVLLWSLSESRKSLKKLIDTQEENGEHIFNNMFDPYFKENSGDFRGVMAIMVSGLYYLNMFASVNGSIFCGLDMNSPEGREKIKNAITFMVGQTYDNLKSQEK comes from the coding sequence ATGGAAAGAAAATCAGCAGCAGGCAGTATCCGAAATAAGGAACGCAGTAAAAAGAAATTCTTGGATGCAGTTGGAAAAATCCTGAAAACAAAAGGTTATGCGGGGTTAAAGGTAAACGATATTGCTGCTACAGCAGGAGTGGATAAAAAAATGATCTATACCTATTTTGGAGGAATGGATGGTCTGATGGACGAATATATTCGCTCACAGGATTATTGGATTAATGCAACAACAGATAAAATTGATAAAATAATACCGGAAATAAAAGACGGTGGAAAATCATTTATCGAAGAAATGCTATTGTCACAGTTTGATTATGTCTATACAAACAAGGAGGCACAGAAAGTGTTACTCTGGAGCTTATCCGAATCCCGAAAATCATTAAAAAAACTGATTGATACACAGGAGGAAAACGGAGAACATATTTTTAATAATATGTTTGACCCTTATTTTAAGGAAAATTCAGGTGATTTCCGTGGGGTAATGGCTATTATGGTGTCCGGACTTTATTATCTGAATATGTTTGCTTCTGTAAATGGCAGTATTTTTTGTGGTCTGGATATGAATAGCCCTGAGGGACGTGAAAAGATAAAAAATGCCATCACTTTTATGGTAGGACAGACTTACGACAATCTGAAGTCACAGGAAAAGTAA
- a CDS encoding TetR/AcrR family transcriptional regulator, whose product MERKSSAGSIRNKERSKKKFLDAVGKILKTKGHAALKINDIAAVAGVDKKMIYTYFGGMNGLMDEYIRSHDYWSRITVDEIEKIKPNIEDGGRSFMEDMLHKQYDYIYKNKEAQKLLLWRLSESRKSLRKLTDTQEENGEYIFRLMMDDHFKDHAKDFRAIMAIMVSGLYYLNLRSCVDSDIFCGVNINSPEGRDMIKKAVSFLLEQAYENL is encoded by the coding sequence ATGGAAAGAAAGTCATCAGCAGGCAGTATTCGGAATAAAGAACGCAGTAAAAAAAAATTTCTGGATGCAGTTGGGAAAATTTTGAAAACGAAGGGTCATGCAGCGCTAAAGATCAATGATATTGCTGCTGTAGCAGGAGTGGATAAAAAAATGATCTACACTTATTTTGGCGGGATGAATGGTTTGATGGATGAATATATTCGATCACATGATTACTGGAGTAGGATTACCGTAGACGAAATTGAAAAAATAAAACCAAATATAGAGGATGGCGGAAGATCGTTTATGGAAGACATGCTACACAAGCAATATGATTACATTTACAAGAACAAAGAGGCTCAGAAATTATTGCTGTGGCGCTTATCTGAATCCCGAAAGTCATTAAGAAAACTGACTGATACCCAAGAAGAGAACGGAGAATATATCTTTAGATTGATGATGGATGATCATTTTAAAGACCACGCAAAAGATTTTCGGGCAATAATGGCGATAATGGTTTCCGGACTTTACTATCTTAACTTAAGATCTTGTGTTGACAGCGATATTTTTTGTGGAGTAAATATCAATTCTCCTGAAGGTCGTGATATGATCAAAAAGGCGGTGTCTTTTTTATTAGAGCAGGCTTATGAAAATCTGTAA